Genomic DNA from Paenibacillus borealis:
GCATCAATCACGGCCAGATCCTTGTCTCTGCGGAGCTGTTCGATCCATTGTCGCAAATTACCGTATCCCACTAAGCGTTCCTCCTCGAACCGGGTCCTAATCTTATCGATTCATCGATTCTTGTCCGTCCCGCTTAACTGCCAGACACGGACACTCATATAACACAGAACCCCAAACAAACCGGCAATCAGCAAAATATGCGACAACGCGGTAAATATGTACAGCCGTTCGTTATACAGCGTATGAACAACAGCAGCTCCGCTGAATACCTGCATCAGGCAGAGCAGCACTGCGGCAACACCCAGAGCCCTCAGCTCCGGCAGCTCTTTATATCTCCAGAAGGCCAGATGTCCCAGAAGAGCAGTCAGCAGAAACAATAGCGCCGCCGCAATCCGGTGCATGAATACAATGCCCACTCCGCCAGAAAGCTCCGGTATCCATTCGCCATTGCACAGCGGCCAGCCTGAACAGCCCCCTTGTGAGTCGGTGTGGCTTACATAAGCTCCAATATAGACGACCATATAAGAATATAACGCAGTAAACCAGGTTAAGTTACGGAAGCCCCTGCTAACTCTGCGTCCTGCACCGCTATTTTCTTCCCCGGACAGGCAAATCCGTCTGGCTCCAAGCGCAAGCATCAGTGAGCTGGCAAAGGCGATCAGCGAGAATCCCATATGCAAAGCCATCACTGCAGCAGACTGCGACTTAATTACCGCAAGCGCTCCCATTCCTCCCTGCACCACTACGAAAATTAGGGTTAACAAGGCATAGGTGAGCAAATCCTTACGCTTACGGGCATAACGCCAGAACGCAAACATGGATGCCACTGACAGCAGACCCGCAAGCCCGCTGAACAGGCGATGGGTGTATTCAATCAGGGAGCCTACTGTATAAGCCGGAATCAGCTTTCCGTTGCACAGCGGCCATTCATTCCCGCATTCCAGTCCCGAACCCGTTTTGGTTACCACCGCTCCACCCAGCAGCGCCAGAAACATAACGAGGCAGGTTATATAGCTGAGCCATTTCAATTGAAGGGTTGTCAATGTTATCACCCGCATAGTATAGGAATGAATTAGTGTAAATGAGTGCGCCCGCAGAGCCTATTATTTCTAGAAAAAAGCACCGCTTCTGCTCGGGTAGGGCGAAAGCGGTGCTGCTTCATTACTTGTGGATACTGAGATACACATCCAAAGCCGTATTCAGGAAATTCTCAATTTCCTCACGGGATTTGCGAAGCTTATTCACGAATCTGACCAGTTCCCGTCCATCGGTATATGCGACAAAGCTCGGAATGCCCAGAATATTCTGTTCCTGGCTGACGTCGCCTACTGCATCGACATCCACTTCCACGAGTGTAAGGCGGTCACTATATTCCTGTTCCACATCCGGCATGAACGGATCAATGAATTTGCAATCCGAGCACCAATCCGCCTTGAACACCGCAACCGTTAAACGCGGGGATTGTATTGACACCTGAAACTCAGCAGGAGAACTAATTTTGTCCATCTATTGACCATCCTTTCTCATTAACCGTTACCTTGCATATCTTCTCTTTAAGTGAAGCAAAATGTACGGAATAAGTCAAATAAAAAAGACAATTTAAGACAATGATCACATCATTATTCGTTTGCACGCACATGAGCTGGCTGCAGCTTCATTAAAGGATTAAGCAATTTACGCAGCGGACGCGGATAACCCGAGATTTCCTGGCTGCTCAGCACTCCCAGAACAATCAACAGCACCAGATAAACAATAACCACGGCGGCTCCAACAACGAGACAAGTAATCAGGAAAGCCACACGTGCCGGCATCAGATGAGTCAGCATAATCCCCGCTTCGTTCAGGCCATAACCGATTCCGGCTGAAGCGAGCACAGCGATTGAGAAGCCACCCCAGCGTTTGCCGAGAATTTCGAAGGGGACAATCTTTTTGAGCATCCGCAGATTAAGCAGTGTTATGACCACGAAGCACAGTGCAGTAGAGCCAATAATGCCATAGATGCCGAACAACTGGCTGAACAGGAAGTTTGAAGCGAATTTCACGATAATCCCGGCAAGCACGTAATACATAGAGATCCGCGATTTGCCCATCCCGAGCAGAATAGAATTCGTGGTCATCATAGTTATTTGAAAAATAGTGCCCAGCGTCAGCATCGCTACAATACCGCTGCCATCCAGACTGCTGAAGATCAGTCCATTGACAGAATATGCCGCCACAACGAGAGAGAGTACAATCGGTGTGCCGGTAAGAATGGAAATACGCATGGCCAGGGTAACCTGGCGCTTCAGATGCTGCTCATCTTTGCGCGCGTACGCGGCTGAAATAATCGGAATCAGCGATGTACTAAGCGCGATGGAGAGCACCGGCGGAATACCCGCTATACTCTGTGCCCGGCTGCCGAAGATTCCGAGCGCCCGGGTAGCTTCCTCCATTCCGATCCGGCCGCTGAGCAGCGGTACAATAAAGGAAGTATCGATAAAGTTCACAACAGGTACTGTGATCGAAGATAATACAATCGGAATGGACAGCTTGAAGATATCTTTATAGATGCCAAGTAACGGAAGGCGAGCCTCGTTCGATTCATAAAGAGCAATTTGCTCCTCGCTGCGGCGCATTTTCATCGCATAATACAGCATGACACCGAAAGCGCCGACGCTTCCGAGCACACTGCCGAAAGAAGCTCCTGCAGCCATCCATGTGTTGCTGTAGCCTTGGCGCAGCAGAATAAAAGCCAGCAGAATTGCCGTCGATACCCGGGCAATCTGCTCAATAATCTGTGAGATGCCTCCGGCCATCATATTATTGCGCCCCTGGAAATAACCGCGCATCATTGCGATCGCGGGGAACAGCAGCAGTGCCGGGGCAATCGCCCGGATTGCCAGCGTACTCTCAGGAACCTTGGTATACTCCGCATAATACGGAGCGGCTATGTACAGTATTGTACTCATTACAACACCTACAACAGCTGCAAAGATAAGGGCGGCACGGTATACCTGCTGTGCTTCATGCGGACGGTTCAGCGCATAACGCTCTGATACCATTTTGCTTAGCGTGCTGGGTATTCCGGCGGTTGCCAGCGGAAGGAGCAGCAGAT
This window encodes:
- a CDS encoding COX15/CtaA family protein is translated as MTTLQLKWLSYITCLVMFLALLGGAVVTKTGSGLECGNEWPLCNGKLIPAYTVGSLIEYTHRLFSGLAGLLSVASMFAFWRYARKRKDLLTYALLTLIFVVVQGGMGALAVIKSQSAAVMALHMGFSLIAFASSLMLALGARRICLSGEENSGAGRRVSRGFRNLTWFTALYSYMVVYIGAYVSHTDSQGGCSGWPLCNGEWIPELSGGVGIVFMHRIAAALLFLLTALLGHLAFWRYKELPELRALGVAAVLLCLMQVFSGAAVVHTLYNERLYIFTALSHILLIAGLFGVLCYMSVRVWQLSGTDKNR
- a CDS encoding thioredoxin family protein, which produces MDKISSPAEFQVSIQSPRLTVAVFKADWCSDCKFIDPFMPDVEQEYSDRLTLVEVDVDAVGDVSQEQNILGIPSFVAYTDGRELVRFVNKLRKSREEIENFLNTALDVYLSIHK
- a CDS encoding putative polysaccharide biosynthesis protein, producing MSTKKESFVKGTLILAAAALVARILGLAQRVPLEHLFNDIGNASFTQANNVYLLLLPLATAGIPSTLSKMVSERYALNRPHEAQQVYRAALIFAAVVGVVMSTILYIAAPYYAEYTKVPESTLAIRAIAPALLLFPAIAMMRGYFQGRNNMMAGGISQIIEQIARVSTAILLAFILLRQGYSNTWMAAGASFGSVLGSVGAFGVMLYYAMKMRRSEEQIALYESNEARLPLLGIYKDIFKLSIPIVLSSITVPVVNFIDTSFIVPLLSGRIGMEEATRALGIFGSRAQSIAGIPPVLSIALSTSLIPIISAAYARKDEQHLKRQVTLAMRISILTGTPIVLSLVVAAYSVNGLIFSSLDGSGIVAMLTLGTIFQITMMTTNSILLGMGKSRISMYYVLAGIIVKFASNFLFSQLFGIYGIIGSTALCFVVITLLNLRMLKKIVPFEILGKRWGGFSIAVLASAGIGYGLNEAGIMLTHLMPARVAFLITCLVVGAAVVIVYLVLLIVLGVLSSQEISGYPRPLRKLLNPLMKLQPAHVRANE